A genome region from Brevinematales bacterium includes the following:
- the hemW gene encoding radical SAM family heme chaperone HemW — protein sequence MLPVRALYVHIPFCKSKCVYCDFLSFPPDGGERVSRYFRALEKEISLYTTDYPVFDTIYIGGGTPSYPSVDDMDGIFRLLEGLPAPGAEYTIEANPDDITPGLAEYWRARGINRVSMGFQSMGADTLRFLGRRNTPEQNRAAYRILRGAGFRNISLDMILAIRGDDMDGTLAEIASMEPEHISAYHLTIEEGTPLDGAYVPLSDDEYMEQYWRAAEYLEQRGYRRYEISNYAWRGYESRHNSNYWDYGYYAGAGLGASGFLPGADGIPRRYTNTRDLDEYIARLDRGEFPRGMSEALDKSTIARELIMLGLRKTEGLDRDKLKALSGADIPDAGLRELSEWVESRDRNIRLTRRGTEIMDYIIEKVWEIVI from the coding sequence ATGCTTCCCGTCCGCGCCCTTTACGTCCATATCCCGTTCTGTAAGTCGAAGTGCGTTTACTGCGATTTTTTGTCCTTTCCGCCGGACGGCGGCGAACGGGTCTCCCGTTATTTCCGCGCGCTTGAGAAAGAAATCTCCCTTTATACCACGGATTATCCCGTTTTCGATACGATCTATATCGGGGGCGGCACCCCGTCGTACCCATCCGTTGACGATATGGACGGGATATTCCGCCTGCTGGAAGGATTACCTGCGCCCGGCGCGGAATATACTATAGAAGCAAATCCCGACGATATCACCCCCGGATTGGCGGAATACTGGCGCGCGCGCGGGATAAACCGCGTCAGTATGGGATTCCAGTCGATGGGCGCGGACACCCTGCGTTTCCTCGGGCGCAGGAACACACCTGAGCAGAACCGCGCGGCGTATCGGATACTCCGGGGCGCGGGTTTCCGGAATATTTCGCTCGATATGATACTCGCGATACGCGGGGACGATATGGACGGGACGCTCGCGGAAATCGCCTCGATGGAGCCGGAGCATATCTCGGCATACCACCTGACTATCGAGGAGGGCACACCGCTTGATGGGGCTTATGTCCCGTTGTCCGACGACGAGTATATGGAACAGTACTGGCGCGCGGCGGAATATCTCGAACAGCGCGGATACCGCCGTTATGAAATCTCGAACTACGCGTGGCGGGGATATGAAAGCCGCCATAATTCCAATTACTGGGACTACGGATATTATGCCGGCGCGGGATTGGGAGCGTCGGGTTTCCTGCCGGGCGCGGACGGTATCCCGAGGCGATATACCAATACCCGGGATTTGGACGAATATATCGCGCGGCTCGACAGGGGAGAATTTCCCCGGGGCATGAGCGAAGCGCTCGATAAGAGCACAATCGCGCGCGAACTGATTATGCTCGGCCTGCGGAAGACGGAAGGGCTGGACAGGGATAAACTGAAAGCGCTGTCCGGGGCGGATATACCGGATGCGGGTTTGAGGGAGTTGTCGGAATGGGTGGAATCGCGGGATAGGAATATCCGGCTGACGCGGCGGGGAACGGAGATTATGGACTATATAATAGAAAAAGTATGGGAAATTGTAATATAA